In Carya illinoinensis cultivar Pawnee chromosome 10, C.illinoinensisPawnee_v1, whole genome shotgun sequence, one DNA window encodes the following:
- the LOC122279667 gene encoding putative tRNA (cytidine(32)/guanosine(34)-2'-O)-methyltransferase isoform X2 encodes MGKASRDKRDIYYRKAKEEGWRARSAFKLLQIDEEFNIFEGVKRVVDLCAAPGSWSQPMAPIEGVIQVQGDITNARTAEVVIRHFDGCKADLVVCDGAPDVTGLHDMDEFVQSQLILAGLTIVAHVLREGGKFIAKIFRGKDTSLLYCQLKLFFPLVTFAKPKSSRNSSIEAFAVCENYSPPEGFDPKNLHRLLEKVGSPSGANNLDCSSGWLEGPNKVYIPFLACGDLSGYDSDRSYPLPKVADGIYKSLDPVQPPIAPPYKRALELKKASSHGIQELEKLSLDS; translated from the exons ATGGGCAAAGCTTCAAGGGATAAGAGG GATATATACTACAGGAAAGCAAAAGAAGAAGGTTGGCGTGCTCGAAGTGCCTTTAAGCTCCTTCAAATAGATGAAGAATTCAATATATTTGAAG GAGTGAAGCGTGTGGTAGATTTATGCGCTGCCCCTGGTAGCTGGAGTCAG CCCATGGCACCAATTGAAGGGGTTATTCAGGTGCAAGGTGATATAACAAATGCTCGAACAGCTGAAGTG GTCATTAGACATTTTGACGGTTGCAAGGCTGACCTTGTTGTTTGTGATGGTGCTCCTGATG TAACTGGTCTTCATGACATGGATGAATTTGTACAATCCCAGCTCATACTAGCG GGCTTAACAATTGTTGCCCATGTACTTAGAGAAGGTGGAAAGTTTATAGCAAAAATATTTCGGGGGAAAGATACAAGTCTTCTGTACTGTCAG cttaaattattttttcctcTAGTGACTTTTGCAAAACCAAAAAGCAGCCGAAATTCCAGCATAG AGGCATTTGCAGTTTGCGAGAATTATTCCCCTCCTGAAGGATTTGATCCAAAAAATCTCCACCGCCTGCTAGAAAAGGTGGGGAGCCCATCTGGGGCAAACAATCTAG ACTGCAGTAGTGGGTGGTTGGAAGGGCCAAATAAGGTGTATATCCCATTTCTAGCTTGCGGGGACCTCTCTGGATATGATTCTGACCGGTCATATCCGTTACCTAAAGTTGCTGATGGAATTTACAAGAGTTTGGATCCTGTACAGCCCCCAATCGCCCCTCCTTATAAGAGAGCTCTTGAATTGAAGAAAGCATCCAGTCATGGAATCCAAGAGCTTGAAAAGCTCTCCCTGGATTCTTGA
- the LOC122279981 gene encoding 26S proteasome non-ATPase regulatory subunit 7 homolog B-like codes for MDVIKSQQISSRPIEKVIVHPLVLLSIVDNYNRVAKDTRRRVVGVLLGSSFRGTVDVTNSYAVPFEEDEKDLSIWFLDHNYHESMFSMFKRINAKEHVVGWYSTGPKLRENDLDIHRLLHNYVTNPVLVIIDVQPKEMGIPTKAYYDVEEVKENATQKSQKVFVHVPSEIAAHEVEEIGVEHLLRDVKDTTISTLATEVAGKLTALKGLGARLQEIRDYLDLVVDGKIPLNHEILYHLQDVFNLLPNLNVSELIKAFAVKTNDMMLVIYLSSLIRSVIALHNLINNKMLNKEHEKAEDAKPATVPPVSGS; via the exons ATGGACGTGATCAAGTCCCAGCAAATATCATCAAGGCCCATCGAGAAGGTCATCGTTCACCCACTGGTTCTGCTCAGCATCGTCGATAACTACAACCGAGTCGCCAAGGACACTCGCAGGCGAGTCGTCGGAGTCTTGCTCGGTAGCTCCTTCAGAGGCACCGTTGACGTCACCAACAGTTATGCAG tgccctttgaagaagatgagaaggacTTGAGCATATGGTTTCTGGACCACAACTACCATGAGTCAATGTTTTCAATGTTCAAGAGAATTAATG CCAAGGAGCATGTGGTAGGTTGGTATAGTACAGGCCCAAAGCTACGAGAGAATGATCTAGATATTCACAGATTACTCCACAA CTATGTGACAAATCCTGTTTTGGTCATAATTGATGTCCAGCCTAAAGAGATGGGGATACCCACTAAGGCTTACTATGATGTTGAAGAAGTGAAAGAG AATGCTACACAAAAAAGCCAGAAGGTTTTTGTTCATGTGCCTTCAGAAATTGCTGCTCATGAAGTTGAGGAAATTG GAGTGGAACACTTGTTAAGGGATGTGAAGGATACAACCATTAGTACACTTGCAACTGAG GTTGCTGGCAAACTTACTGCTTTAAAGGGTTTGGGTGCACGACTGCAAGAGATACGTGATTACCTTGACCTCGTTGTTGATGGGAAGATTCCATTAAATCATGAGATACTCTATCATTTACAG GATGTGTTCAACCTGCTTCCAAATCTCAATGTGTCTGAGTTAATCAAGGCATTTGCAG TTAAAACAAATGATATGATGTTGGTAATTTATCTTTCCTCTCTCATCCGAAGTGTCATTGCCCTCCACAACTTGATCAATAACAAG ATGTTAAATAAAGAACATGAGAAAGCTGAGGATGCAAAGCCAGCAACAGTCCCCCCTGTCAGTGGAAGCTGA
- the LOC122279667 gene encoding putative tRNA (cytidine(32)/guanosine(34)-2'-O)-methyltransferase isoform X1: MGKASRDKRDIYYRKAKEEGWRARSAFKLLQIDEEFNIFEGVKRVVDLCAAPGSWSQVLSRKLYLPTKLSADSRDSDLPLIVAIDLQPMAPIEGVIQVQGDITNARTAEVVIRHFDGCKADLVVCDGAPDVTGLHDMDEFVQSQLILAGLTIVAHVLREGGKFIAKIFRGKDTSLLYCQLKLFFPLVTFAKPKSSRNSSIEAFAVCENYSPPEGFDPKNLHRLLEKVGSPSGANNLDCSSGWLEGPNKVYIPFLACGDLSGYDSDRSYPLPKVADGIYKSLDPVQPPIAPPYKRALELKKASSHGIQELEKLSLDS; this comes from the exons ATGGGCAAAGCTTCAAGGGATAAGAGG GATATATACTACAGGAAAGCAAAAGAAGAAGGTTGGCGTGCTCGAAGTGCCTTTAAGCTCCTTCAAATAGATGAAGAATTCAATATATTTGAAG GAGTGAAGCGTGTGGTAGATTTATGCGCTGCCCCTGGTAGCTGGAGTCAG GTTTTGAGTCGGAAATTGTATCTGCCAACAAAGCTTTCAGCTGATTCTAG GGATAGTGATCTTCCTCTTATTGTGGCCATTGATTTGCAGCCCATGGCACCAATTGAAGGGGTTATTCAGGTGCAAGGTGATATAACAAATGCTCGAACAGCTGAAGTG GTCATTAGACATTTTGACGGTTGCAAGGCTGACCTTGTTGTTTGTGATGGTGCTCCTGATG TAACTGGTCTTCATGACATGGATGAATTTGTACAATCCCAGCTCATACTAGCG GGCTTAACAATTGTTGCCCATGTACTTAGAGAAGGTGGAAAGTTTATAGCAAAAATATTTCGGGGGAAAGATACAAGTCTTCTGTACTGTCAG cttaaattattttttcctcTAGTGACTTTTGCAAAACCAAAAAGCAGCCGAAATTCCAGCATAG AGGCATTTGCAGTTTGCGAGAATTATTCCCCTCCTGAAGGATTTGATCCAAAAAATCTCCACCGCCTGCTAGAAAAGGTGGGGAGCCCATCTGGGGCAAACAATCTAG ACTGCAGTAGTGGGTGGTTGGAAGGGCCAAATAAGGTGTATATCCCATTTCTAGCTTGCGGGGACCTCTCTGGATATGATTCTGACCGGTCATATCCGTTACCTAAAGTTGCTGATGGAATTTACAAGAGTTTGGATCCTGTACAGCCCCCAATCGCCCCTCCTTATAAGAGAGCTCTTGAATTGAAGAAAGCATCCAGTCATGGAATCCAAGAGCTTGAAAAGCTCTCCCTGGATTCTTGA